In Chitinophagales bacterium, the sequence CAGTATCTACTTCTATAAAATTTTGCTCAAAAGATTTTACTTTATTAATAATTGTCTTTTTCTGTGGCAATACACTTTCATCTACAATAAAAAAAGAGATTATTCCTCCCAATAAAATAATAAGTGAGAACAACCCAAAAAAACTGCCAAAATTAAATCCGCCATTTCCTTTTTTACTCGGCTTATAACTGTTAAATTGTTGCTCGGCAGATAATTTATTATACACATCATTAAGCTCTAAGCTTAAATTATTTTTAGCATATTTATTTATACCTTTCATCATTTGTTTTTGCTCAATAAAGGCATTTTTAAAAACAGTATCTTCCTTTAATCGTTTTTCAAAAAGTTGCTTCTGCTCTGCTGATAAATCATCATCAAAGTATTGTATTATTAATATGTAATCTTGCTCATTCATTTTCTAATACCAATTTTTGTAGTTGTTTTAAGCACTTATACTTTTGGTTTTTAGCATTTGCCGCATTAGTATAATCCAACTCTGTAGCTAATAATTGCATGCTCTTTTTATAAAAATAAAACCCTGTGAGCAATGCCTTACATTTTTCGCCAAGTAGCTTAACTTTTTCCATAATTAAATTAATTTTTTCATCATCATCGTCTTCTTCTTTTTCTTCAAAATGTTCATTTATATCTACTTTAATATATTGCTCAAAATCAGCAATATGTACTTGCTTACTTTTATTTCTTAGTTTTTTTAACCATAAATTTCTTGCTATAGAATAAATAAATGTTTTTACAGTACATGAAAGAGAAAAGTCTTTATGCTTAGTTTTTTCAAATAAAATAATAATTGTTTCTTGAAAAATATCTTTAGCATCTTCTTTATTTCCATTGTTTTTTAAAACAAAATAATATACCATATTAAAGTGTTCTTTATATAACATTTCAAAGGCATGGCGGTTACCGGTTCGCAGCTTTTCAATTATACTAATATCTTTTGGGTTAATCTTCATTTGTTAGTTAATTCCAAATATTGATAAAGGTAACCTTTTTCATTAAGGGTTACCTTTTTTATCTATTGGTATAAACAATTGAATCAAAAATATATTAAAATGAAAAAGACATTTTTTTTAACCACCGCTTTCCTTTTGGGATTTATTATTTCTTATGCCGTAAATATAAAAACGGAAACTATTTATTTTGAAAAAGATGCTTATACCCTTGATAATCAATCTATTCAAAAATTAGAAAAACTTTCCGGCTCCACTATGTTTTACTTAAATGGCTATACCGACAATGACGGAAGCGATAATTATAATATTAATCTATCTAAAGAAAGAGTACAATCCGTTAAAAATTATCTCATTGACAAAGGGGTATCTAAAAATAAGATAGAGACAGGTTTTTTTGGAGAGGAAAATCCTGTAAACGAAAACTTAAATGAAAAGCAAAAAACCTTAAACCGCAGAGTAGAAATAAAATACATTGACGACCCTCTTTTGAGCTTTGAAGTTGAAAAGCAATGCTTTACTATCAATAATGAAAAAGATACTATAATTGTAGGAAAAGAAGGAACCGAAATATTTTTTCCGGCTAAGGCTTTTGCCAACAAAAAAGTAGAAATAAAATTGCAAGAATTTTATAAACTACTGGATGTAATATCTGCCAATTTAACTACTACAAGTAATGGACTACCTTTAGAAACATCCGGTATGATAAATGTAGAAGCTTATGCCAATAATAAAACTCTTACACTTCAAAAAGACATTGAAATTAAATTTAATAAATTAGGGAATAATGAAGATTATACTGTTTTTTATGGCGAAACGGACAGTAAAACAATGCAACAAAATTGGGTTTCTCCTCTTAATAATAATAATGAAGTAATAGAACCAGAAAACGAACTTCTTGATTATTTTGCTTACGGCAAAAATTCTGTTTGTACCACATCTGGCGATATTCATCAAGAATTAACGGAGTATTGGAATAAATTTTGTCAAGAAGTAGATGTTTATGATTTAGAAATTGCTTCTTGTTATAACAATGCCCGAATTTCTGCAACTGTAGATACTAATGGAATAATAAAAGATATTAAAACCAATTTTAAAGAAAAAAACACAGCTTGCGATTTATATTTTAAAGAAAGAATAGCAAAATATTTTCCTAAAGCTTTTGAAACCAAAAACAAGAATTACGAATCTTATATTAATATTTCATTTGATATAGATATAAAAAACAACTCGGGTACTGCTAAAATAAAAGAACAGAAAAAAGATGAAAATTTTGACAATACGTATTACACAAATTATACTACAAATAAAATAATAATGAATAGTGCAAGACTTGGTTATATAAATTGCGACAGATATTTGAGAAATAGCTCTTTAATTTCCTTTCCCGTTGCCATATCAAACAATGCTAATGTGCGTATGGTGGTAAAAGAATACAAATCTTATTTTAGTGGCATTTCTACAACAGGCAGTGGTTATCAATTTAATAATATACCGGAAAACAAAGATGTAATTCTTATTGCCACGGTAATTAAAAATGATAAGATATTATT encodes:
- a CDS encoding sigma-70 family RNA polymerase sigma factor; its protein translation is MKINPKDISIIEKLRTGNRHAFEMLYKEHFNMVYYFVLKNNGNKEDAKDIFQETIIILFEKTKHKDFSLSCTVKTFIYSIARNLWLKKLRNKSKQVHIADFEQYIKVDINEHFEEKEEDDDDEKINLIMEKVKLLGEKCKALLTGFYFYKKSMQLLATELDYTNAANAKNQKYKCLKQLQKLVLENE
- a CDS encoding OmpA family protein, with protein sequence MKKTFFLTTAFLLGFIISYAVNIKTETIYFEKDAYTLDNQSIQKLEKLSGSTMFYLNGYTDNDGSDNYNINLSKERVQSVKNYLIDKGVSKNKIETGFFGEENPVNENLNEKQKTLNRRVEIKYIDDPLLSFEVEKQCFTINNEKDTIIVGKEGTEIFFPAKAFANKKVEIKLQEFYKLLDVISANLTTTSNGLPLETSGMINVEAYANNKTLTLQKDIEIKFNKLGNNEDYTVFYGETDSKTMQQNWVSPLNNNNEVIEPENELLDYFAYGKNSVCTTSGDIHQELTEYWNKFCQEVDVYDLEIASCYNNARISATVDTNGIIKDIKTNFKEKNTACDLYFKERIAKYFPKAFETKNKNYESYINISFDIDIKNNSGTAKIKEQKKDENFDNTYYTNYTTNKIIMNSARLGYINCDRYLRNSSLISFPVAISNNANVRMVVKEYKSYFSGISTTGSGYQFNNIPENKDVILIATVIKNDKILLAIEETKTSKATFSNFNFKEVSKDQLQEAMENLPL